The following proteins are encoded in a genomic region of Acidobacteriota bacterium:
- a CDS encoding NUDIX hydrolase, with protein sequence MGHGRKPMRMHHSAGGVVVGRRGTEALVALIQTHGKTRFGLPKGTIDDGETSEQAAVREVREETGLEASILCHLDEIDYIFRAHQILVHKFVDYYLMRYVDGELVPQLEEVDDVSWLPLHAAAGVLSFDSERRVVERARMIWSEMSERERSGFSCVG encoded by the coding sequence ATGGGGCACGGCCGCAAACCGATGCGAATGCACCACTCTGCCGGGGGAGTCGTCGTGGGTCGTCGGGGCACAGAGGCGCTGGTGGCCCTGATCCAGACGCACGGAAAGACCCGATTTGGATTGCCGAAGGGAACCATCGACGATGGCGAGACCTCTGAGCAGGCGGCGGTGAGAGAGGTCAGGGAGGAAACCGGTCTCGAAGCATCGATCCTCTGTCATCTCGACGAGATCGATTACATCTTCCGGGCGCACCAGATACTCGTTCACAAATTCGTCGACTATTACCTGATGAGATACGTCGACGGCGAGCTCGTTCCCCAGCTCGAAGAGGTCGACGACGTCAGCTGGCTCCCCCTTCATGCGGCCGCCGGCGTCCTCAGCTTCGACTCGGAACGACGGGTCGTCGAAAGGGCCAGGATGATCTGGTCCGAGATGTCGGAGCGGGAGCGATCCGGCTTTTCGTGTGTAGGATGA